GTCAGCGCGTCGAGGATCGTCGAGATGTAGTTCGCGCCGTACAGCGGCGTGAATTTCGGATGCTCCGAATAGGCCGCCGGCGGCAGCAGCCACGACACTTGCGGCAACGCGTTCGCCTGCACGTCGGCCTTCAACTGCGTCAGCGAGCGCGTGCTCATGCCGCGGTTCGCCAACGACGAACCCGCCGGCGCGTTCACGAAGTTCTTGAACGCGGCCAGCATGTTGGTGCCGTAATTGCCGGAGAAATTGTCGAAGCCGGTGCCTTGCTGATAGACCTGCCACGAGACGCCGGCCGTTTCGAGCCGCTCGGGGTAGGTGGTCCAGTTGAAGGGCTGTAACTGGATGGCGTCGAACTGGTTGTCGATGTAATCGGTGTTGTCGAGCAGCGGGCCGCCGCCGGTGGCCAGCGGATCGACCATCCCCGTCATCAGATACATGCGGTTCGGGTGCGTGTTGCCGGGGATCGAGCAGAAGTAGTTGTCGCAGACCGTGAACGCATCCGCGAGCGCGTAGTGGAACGGAATGTCCGCGCGCTCGTGATAGCCCATCGTCATGTTGGTCTTCTGCACCGCCCATTTGTCGGCGCGGCCGCTGTCGATCGCGCCGTGCGTCGTGGCCCACGTATGCGGCAGACCGCCGATACATTGAGCGTTGATGCCCGGATTGGTGGTGTCGTAACGGAACGGCGCGATCACCTTGGTCTGATCTTCCTGGCGCGGCTGGAACCACACCGGCTGACCGTTCGGCAGCGTCACCGGAAAGCGGTCGTTATAGCCGCGCACGCCGCTCAGGTGACCTAGATAATGGTCGAACGAGCGGTTCTCCTGCATGAAGACGACGATGTGCTGCACGTCCTGGATCGTGCCGGTGACCGAATTCGGCTCGATGGCCAGCGCCTTGCGAATCGACTCGGGAAACAGCGTGCTGGCGGCTGTCGCGCCGGCAAGTCCGGCGGACAGCTTCAAAAAATCTCGACGGGTTTTGGTGGCCATGCGAAGGACCTAATTGGAATTCAGATGTCAGGAGGCGGGCGAGACGGTGCCCGGAGGACAGCTCATGTGCGTATTGGCGACGGGGGTATTGCCGCACGCGGATTTCGCCACCGGGGCGGCCGACGGCGATACGTCGTCACCGCATGCGCCGAGCAGCGCGGTAGCGGCAATCAGGCCGGCGAACGCGAGTGGACGGAATGCCAAACCCGGCATGAGTGTCTCCATGAAATTGACTGAGGGGACGCGAGCGCGCATCGGCGAACGCGGCTCATTGGTGTCCGCGATGCCGAGAAGGTAATTTCCAATTATTACGTGCGAGTGTCTCGTGAATAGAGAGATGGTTTTTTTTGACTTCGCGATTGATGAACTGAACTGCTGATCCGTTAAGATCAATTGGGTTGCGCGAGCAATGTTCTTCAAAAAACTATTCGAATACCGAGGAGAAGTTGATGGCCGGTGAAGTCATGCTGATGATTCTGATTCAAACGAAACCCGGACGAGGCGCTGAACAACTGGCGGCGTACCGTCAATTGGCGCCGATCGTTCGCGCGGAGGAGGGGTGTAGGCAATATGACTTACACCCGGTCGCGGGCGACGAGGATCGTTTCGTCCTGCTCGAAAAGTGGTCGTCGAAAGAAGCGCTGGCGGCGCACGATGTCACCGCTCATATGATCGCGGCGGATGCGCATAGTCCTACGTTCAGAGCTGGGCCCGCGACGGTGTTGCAGCTTGGAGCGACGAGCGTCGCGTAGGTTCACCGACGACTGGCGGCCGGCTCGATGCGCTTACTGACCCGACGCATGCGTCCGGAGAAACGCCGCATATCCATTCTGAGCGTTGATGATTTTCTCGGCGCACTCGTCATAGTCCGAACCCTTCTCGTTGTCCGCTCCGTACATGTTGCGGCATTGAGCAAAGAGGGTGAGCGTGGCGCCCGTGCCCTTCGCGTCACGGGTTGCCGAAAGCGCGGCCTTGCCTGAACGGGACGGCACGTCGGTCTCGATCGCGACGGCGTCGGCGCGCGTCACGGTTGTGTCGGAATGTTGCTCGATATAGCGTTTCGTCAGCGCCCACGCGGCGTCGCAGTTTGCCGGGGTGCAATTGACCGTGGCATTGCGTTGGGCAGCGGTCAGGCTTGCCTCGTTGTGGACGAATTGCTGGGCTTGCTGAGCCTGCTTTTCAGCCGACGAGCAAGCCGTGAGAGCGAGCGCAACGAGCGCAACGGTAGCGATCTTTTTCACGAGCGAGCCTTCCCTGGCGATGGTCGAGCGCGATTATAGCTGTGCGCCGCCAGCAATCGCAGAATCGGACAGGAAGCCTCGCAACGCCACGGGCGGGGCACAGGCGCACCGTCGTGGCGTCGAATGGCGGTGAGCGGCGGCGGATGGCGACGAGCGGCAGTGAATGAGCGTAGTCCCCGGATCGATGGCACTATGCTCGTCAGCTTGCCGGACTTTCACCCAGCCGAATCCAGATCGGGAGAGATCGATGGCCGACAGACCGACTTCCAGCGCGTCCCCCGTTCGTTCGCTGGTACTGATTGCAGTCGTGGTGGCCGCGCTGGTCGCGGCCTTCGCCTTTACGGCCGGCTGGCTCTCGCCGGGCCGCCTGACGCCCGCCAGGATCGTCAACGGACTGGCGCCCCCCGGCGGCCCGACGCTCGGCTTTCGGCGCAATCATGCGAAGGGCATCTGTTTTACCGGCAGCTTCGAATCGAACGGCGCGGCATCGGCCCTGTCGACGGCACCGATGCTGGCGCCCGGCTCGTATCCGGTCACCGGACGTTTCAACCTCGCCACGCCGGACCCCAAAGCGCCGGACGCCGCCGTTCGGGTGCGCGGCCTCAGCTTGCGCATCGTCGCGCCGGACGGGCGCGAATGGCGCACCGCGATGATCGATGCGCCGTTCTTTGCGGTCTCCACACCGCAAGCGTTCTACGGTCTGCTGCAGGCTTCGGCCAACAAGCAAGACCCGGACGCCATGAAGAATTTCATCGGCGCGCATCCGGAGTTCGGCGCGTTCGTCGCGTGGGCCGGGAGTGCGCCGTGGACGGCTTCGTACGCGGAAGAGCGCTACAACAGCCTCAATAGCTTCATCTTCACGAATGCCGCGGGACAGGACCAGGCGGTGCGCTGGTCCTTCATTCCCGCCGCGCAGCCCGAGGCCGTCCCGCACGATCAGTTGAAGGCGCGCGACGCCGACTTCCTCGCCGCCGACATCACGCAACGGGTCCACAGCGCGCCGCAACGCTGGACGTTGGTCTTCACGCTCGCCAATCCCGGCGACCCGACCGCTGACCCGACCAAAGCCTGGCCGGACGATCGGCGCAAGGTGGAGGCGGGTACGCTGGTGGTCAATGCCATCGAGCCCGAGGCCGACGGGCCGTGTCGCGATATCAACTTCGATCCGACGGTGCTGCCGCCCGGCATGCACGTCTCGGACGATCCGTTTCCCGCCGCGCGCTCGGCCGCCTATGCCGTCTCGTTCGACCGGCGGACCGCTGAAGACAAGGACTATCCGCATCATCCGGCGGGAGGAGCCACGCCATGAACCCGATCCACGATCGCTTCACACCGCTGCAGCGCGCGCTTCACTGGCTGATGGCGGTTTGCATTCTGGCGATGCTGTTCATCGGCGTCGGGATGGTGTCCACCGTACGCCCGGATTATCTGTCGCTGGTGTCGATCCACAAACCGTTGGGCATGGTGATTCTCGTGCTGGCGCTGATTCGCCTCGTGGTGAGATTGATGCGCGGCGCACCGCCGTTGCCGGCGTCGATGCCGGAGCCGATGAAGTTGGCCGCCCATCTGTCGCATCTCGCGTTTTACGTGCTGATGATTGCGTTGCCGCTTCTGGGATGGGGCATGTTGTCGGCCGCGGATTATCCGGTGGTGGTGTTCGGGGTTCAGTTGCCGTCTATCCTGCCGCATAGCAATGGGCTGCACACGCTGCTGTGGAATGCGCACCGAGTGCTCGCGCTGTGTTTCTTCGCGCTGATCGTGCTTCATCTGGCGGCGGCGCTGTTGCATGCGCTGGTGAGGCGGGATGGCGTGTTTGAGACGATGGCGCGTTGGCGCTGAGGGGCGTGCGACGGTTTCATATCGGGAGTGATGCATGGGTGTGGTTTCACCGGCCGAGCTTTACCTTCAGGATTTTCACCAGCGCTTGCGTAGCGAACTGCTGCGGGCGGTGTCCTATCTGCGCCAAAGTGACGGAAAAATTGAAACGGGTTGGGGTCTGCGACTGGTTCGCGCGCAGGCGGCATAAAACCATCATCAGGTGATCGTCGCCCGTTTCGGCGGGCGATTGGCGTTCATGGCGCCCGTGAGGTTGCGATTTCGGTGCGGGAAATCGGTGCAGCGTTGCGC
This genomic stretch from Paraburkholderia bryophila harbors:
- a CDS encoding putative quinol monooxygenase; the protein is MAGEVMLMILIQTKPGRGAEQLAAYRQLAPIVRAEEGCRQYDLHPVAGDEDRFVLLEKWSSKEALAAHDVTAHMIAADAHSPTFRAGPATVLQLGATSVA
- a CDS encoding catalase family peroxidase, whose product is MADRPTSSASPVRSLVLIAVVVAALVAAFAFTAGWLSPGRLTPARIVNGLAPPGGPTLGFRRNHAKGICFTGSFESNGAASALSTAPMLAPGSYPVTGRFNLATPDPKAPDAAVRVRGLSLRIVAPDGREWRTAMIDAPFFAVSTPQAFYGLLQASANKQDPDAMKNFIGAHPEFGAFVAWAGSAPWTASYAEERYNSLNSFIFTNAAGQDQAVRWSFIPAAQPEAVPHDQLKARDADFLAADITQRVHSAPQRWTLVFTLANPGDPTADPTKAWPDDRRKVEAGTLVVNAIEPEADGPCRDINFDPTVLPPGMHVSDDPFPAARSAAYAVSFDRRTAEDKDYPHHPAGGATP
- a CDS encoding cytochrome b — translated: MNPIHDRFTPLQRALHWLMAVCILAMLFIGVGMVSTVRPDYLSLVSIHKPLGMVILVLALIRLVVRLMRGAPPLPASMPEPMKLAAHLSHLAFYVLMIALPLLGWGMLSAADYPVVVFGVQLPSILPHSNGLHTLLWNAHRVLALCFFALIVLHLAAALLHALVRRDGVFETMARWR